A window of Aeromicrobium sp. A1-2 contains these coding sequences:
- a CDS encoding bifunctional DNA primase/polymerase, whose amino-acid sequence MTDSSEPRTPTPRWSPTLVAQLREASQPREAAECLAAAGVPVFPCVALEKRPLTTHGFHDASVDPDQIAGWWSRWPDANVAMPTGIASGIDVVDVDIHAEGNGYDAIRSARSSGLLGDPAWMVTTPSSGLHLCFLHADDVSQPSWQVPTRHVDFRGDGGYVVLPPSRVSQADDTVGRYEVVDIATHQPDSVDAGALRRFLEPKPPSRLPADLPVVGARPDRLAAWVASLSEGERNHGLFWASCRMAEAGERFDVTANVLGGAAQSAGLSDRESLTTIQSAYRIATRLGTDSTGSRCPRPTQAVEGVRL is encoded by the coding sequence ATGACCGACTCGTCAGAGCCCAGGACACCGACCCCACGGTGGTCGCCCACGCTGGTCGCCCAACTTCGTGAGGCGTCCCAGCCGCGAGAGGCCGCCGAGTGCCTCGCTGCAGCCGGCGTTCCGGTATTCCCCTGCGTGGCCCTGGAAAAGCGCCCTCTCACCACCCACGGGTTCCACGACGCGTCGGTCGACCCCGACCAGATCGCCGGCTGGTGGAGCCGCTGGCCGGACGCGAACGTGGCGATGCCCACCGGCATCGCGTCGGGGATCGACGTCGTGGACGTTGATATTCACGCCGAAGGCAACGGCTACGACGCGATCCGCAGCGCACGCTCCTCGGGCTTGCTCGGTGATCCCGCATGGATGGTGACGACGCCCTCGTCCGGGCTCCACCTCTGCTTCCTGCACGCCGATGATGTGAGCCAGCCTTCTTGGCAGGTGCCCACCCGGCACGTCGACTTCCGCGGCGACGGCGGTTACGTCGTGCTGCCTCCGTCTCGGGTGAGCCAGGCTGACGACACGGTCGGCCGGTACGAAGTCGTCGACATCGCCACACATCAGCCCGACTCTGTTGACGCTGGCGCACTGCGCCGGTTCCTCGAACCCAAACCTCCATCCCGTCTGCCCGCGGACCTCCCTGTGGTCGGGGCGCGTCCGGATCGGCTCGCAGCGTGGGTCGCGTCCCTGTCGGAAGGTGAGCGCAACCATGGCCTGTTCTGGGCATCGTGCCGAATGGCAGAGGCCGGGGAACGCTTCGACGTCACCGCCAATGTGCTCGGCGGTGCCGCGCAATCAGCTGGTCTGTCCGACCGCGAGTCGCTGACGACCATCCAGTCCGCCTATCGCATCGCCACTCGCCTCGGCACCGACTCCACGGGGAGTCGATGCCCGCGCCCTACGCAGGCGGTTGAGGGGGTTCGCCTATGA
- a CDS encoding ParB N-terminal domain-containing protein yields MSEATGHIELERRVNSITVGVRHRTDPERDLAPLMRSIDRLGLLQPVTITPDGVLICGHRRLKAVKELGWPTLRVWVRTGISDPLTKLLAEQDENTLHRPLSPLDAAKLYRELKDLLTEDALRRQRATRFGAVDGEEGDGGADSAPPHGAPGKSRNQAAQLISNSASHTRLEQICTIEAIAADGAVPADVRKIAEEELERIREGGAVDPSFQRVRAALKVAEEHEPDDDTAEELEELAAKALAQARADRASRIAANRRKREAAAEAARRSVHSFVLMWEDLEGWAGRYDPVEVGQELTDAQWSAFEQTFTASVEFVDAARAAREHRPCDAMASA; encoded by the coding sequence ATGTCTGAAGCGACCGGACACATCGAGCTGGAACGACGCGTCAACTCCATCACCGTCGGCGTACGCCACCGCACCGATCCTGAGCGCGATCTCGCGCCGCTGATGCGCTCTATCGACCGGCTCGGTCTCCTCCAGCCGGTCACGATCACACCGGACGGGGTCCTGATCTGCGGACACCGCCGCTTGAAGGCCGTGAAGGAACTCGGGTGGCCCACCCTGCGGGTGTGGGTGCGCACCGGGATCTCTGACCCGTTGACGAAGTTGCTGGCCGAGCAGGACGAGAACACCCTGCACCGACCACTCTCGCCGCTCGATGCCGCGAAACTCTACCGAGAGTTGAAGGACCTCTTGACCGAGGACGCCCTGCGACGCCAACGCGCGACGCGGTTCGGTGCCGTCGACGGGGAAGAAGGCGACGGTGGTGCCGATTCGGCACCACCGCACGGTGCCCCAGGAAAGTCACGCAATCAAGCAGCGCAACTGATCAGCAACTCGGCTTCACACACGCGACTTGAGCAGATCTGCACGATCGAGGCCATTGCTGCCGATGGCGCCGTACCCGCTGACGTGCGCAAGATTGCCGAAGAGGAACTCGAGCGGATCCGCGAAGGCGGAGCGGTCGACCCAAGTTTCCAACGAGTGCGAGCTGCGCTGAAAGTCGCCGAGGAGCATGAGCCCGACGACGACACGGCCGAAGAGTTGGAGGAACTCGCGGCCAAAGCCCTGGCCCAGGCGAGGGCCGATCGCGCCTCCCGCATTGCTGCGAATCGGCGCAAGCGTGAAGCTGCAGCCGAAGCCGCGCGGCGTTCAGTTCACTCCTTCGTTCTCATGTGGGAAGACTTGGAGGGCTGGGCTGGCCGTTACGACCCGGTCGAGGTTGGACAGGAACTGACCGACGCTCAGTGGTCGGCCTTCGAACAGACCTTCACTGCCTCGGTGGAGTTCGTCGATGCTGCGCGAGCCGCACGCGAGCACCGCCCGTGCGACGCCATGGCGAGCGCGTGA
- a CDS encoding M23 family metallopeptidase, whose product MSKVLIGGLVMLFLGPAAVLLSLAAILNPSAEASCLPSTSVNFMFPVLNAANTPAVGESARVVFPLPKGTWLETSEFGMRRHPITGIYKLHSGTDFAAPSGTPILAAADGQVAAAGPSAGYGNLILIEHTVAGQRVATGYAHMTAASVMVKVGDRVSAGQQIASVGATGYATGPHLHFELRLGSASGAPVDPAPWLAAQGAVDLAKGSPSKTSSCGPEGDATPYDGTNPNGMVDDPTTDGKITERTAAVLAQVRQQFPSTSWSCHSPRPGQPSEHSLGRACDGTFGNSIGTRATGPALDLGWKVTNWMKTNAKTLGVQYLIWQGKIWSVARSAEGWRAYDGGGMYDPTDVTGGHFDHLHFTVIS is encoded by the coding sequence ATGTCGAAAGTCCTCATCGGTGGACTCGTCATGCTATTCCTTGGCCCGGCCGCGGTCCTGCTGTCGCTGGCGGCCATTCTGAATCCCTCTGCGGAAGCATCGTGCCTGCCGTCAACATCGGTGAACTTCATGTTCCCCGTTCTCAACGCTGCGAACACGCCGGCAGTCGGTGAGTCCGCGCGCGTCGTGTTCCCTCTCCCCAAGGGGACGTGGCTCGAGACCAGCGAGTTCGGGATGCGGCGCCACCCCATCACCGGCATCTACAAGCTGCACAGCGGTACCGACTTCGCCGCCCCCTCCGGGACACCGATCCTGGCCGCGGCTGACGGGCAGGTCGCGGCAGCAGGCCCATCGGCCGGGTACGGGAATCTGATCCTGATCGAGCACACCGTCGCGGGTCAGCGCGTGGCCACGGGCTACGCCCACATGACGGCGGCGAGCGTCATGGTCAAGGTTGGCGACCGCGTCAGTGCTGGGCAGCAGATTGCTTCGGTCGGCGCCACCGGTTACGCCACCGGGCCCCACTTGCACTTCGAGCTGCGCCTCGGCAGCGCGAGCGGGGCACCCGTCGATCCCGCGCCATGGCTCGCAGCGCAAGGAGCCGTCGACCTGGCAAAGGGATCACCAAGCAAGACCAGTAGTTGCGGCCCCGAAGGTGATGCGACGCCGTACGACGGGACGAACCCCAACGGCATGGTCGACGATCCCACCACCGACGGGAAGATCACCGAACGGACCGCGGCAGTGCTCGCGCAGGTCCGTCAACAATTCCCCAGCACGTCGTGGTCCTGTCACTCCCCTCGGCCGGGCCAGCCGTCCGAACACTCACTCGGCCGGGCGTGCGACGGAACGTTCGGCAACTCCATCGGCACCAGAGCCACCGGCCCTGCCCTCGACCTGGGTTGGAAGGTCACCAACTGGATGAAGACCAACGCGAAGACACTCGGCGTCCAATACCTCATCTGGCAAGGGAAGATCTGGTCCGTTGCCAGATCGGCCGAAGGGTGGCGCGCATACGACGGCGGCGGCATGTACGACCCCACTGATGTCACCGGAGGGCACTTCGACCACCTGCACTTCACTGTGATCTCATAA
- a CDS encoding SUMF1/EgtB/PvdO family nonheme iron enzyme, with product MTRAALCIGVGSYNGSLPDLAYAAADAKAVFEILTDGNYGACDPEVSRLLIDPDRSALETTVESLVRRLQLGDTVLFFYAGHALASTGGELLLAPVGYDHRLPLSTAIPMSFVDSVLDENDVASAALLLDCCYSGIASSSRRRSARSPDLLLEALSGRGRVVISATSKDQESREFEALGHGVFTAGLLDGIRTGEADVDADGVIGHSELFRHIYTFVSSRADQEPTMWGSDLSGELFISKNPRKEFSEITWDGDQRKMRRVPTGQALLGAEVPEVTDVGGYFIDTYPVTVADFQVFCNATGHPEPPQPDGDDAAQRPVTHVTHADAEAYASWAGKRLPTEIEWERAARGDDGRDFPWGNAPTPAKCNCRESGIGETSAVARYRSGVSPFGVFDMAGNVWEWCSADPEARRAPLRGGSFNSPFATCAPGHANDASKTMLDDDTGFRCAADIATA from the coding sequence GTGACTCGGGCAGCTCTATGCATTGGCGTCGGGAGCTACAACGGCTCCCTGCCCGACCTGGCCTATGCCGCGGCAGACGCGAAAGCCGTGTTCGAGATTCTCACCGACGGCAACTACGGCGCGTGTGATCCAGAAGTGTCGCGGCTGCTGATAGATCCGGATAGGTCAGCCCTCGAGACTACGGTCGAGTCTCTCGTACGCAGATTGCAACTTGGAGACACCGTCCTGTTCTTCTACGCCGGCCACGCGCTCGCCTCGACGGGCGGTGAGTTGCTCTTGGCACCTGTCGGCTACGATCACCGACTTCCGCTATCGACGGCCATCCCGATGAGCTTCGTCGACAGCGTGCTCGACGAGAACGACGTGGCGTCTGCTGCTCTCCTCCTCGACTGTTGCTACTCGGGAATCGCGTCGAGTTCGAGAAGGCGTTCGGCTCGTTCACCAGACTTGTTACTTGAGGCATTGTCCGGACGTGGTCGGGTCGTGATCTCGGCTACCAGCAAGGATCAGGAGAGCAGGGAATTCGAAGCGCTGGGTCACGGCGTTTTCACCGCCGGACTACTGGACGGCATCCGCACCGGCGAGGCAGACGTCGATGCAGACGGAGTGATTGGGCATTCGGAGTTGTTCCGCCACATCTACACGTTCGTCAGCAGCCGTGCAGATCAGGAACCGACGATGTGGGGCTCGGACCTGTCCGGGGAGTTGTTCATAAGCAAGAACCCCCGCAAAGAGTTCTCGGAGATCACGTGGGACGGTGACCAGCGTAAGATGCGCCGTGTCCCGACGGGCCAGGCTTTGCTCGGTGCCGAGGTTCCTGAGGTGACAGACGTCGGCGGCTACTTCATTGACACCTACCCAGTCACAGTCGCCGACTTTCAGGTGTTCTGCAATGCGACCGGGCATCCAGAGCCACCGCAACCTGATGGCGACGATGCGGCCCAACGCCCGGTCACACATGTGACGCATGCGGACGCCGAAGCATATGCATCGTGGGCGGGGAAACGCTTACCAACCGAGATTGAATGGGAGCGCGCCGCTCGGGGTGATGACGGCCGTGACTTCCCGTGGGGCAATGCACCCACGCCAGCCAAGTGCAACTGCAGAGAGAGCGGCATTGGCGAGACCAGCGCTGTTGCGAGGTACCGAAGCGGGGTGAGCCCATTCGGCGTCTTCGATATGGCAGGCAACGTTTGGGAGTGGTGCTCGGCTGACCCCGAAGCCCGACGAGCCCCACTTCGGGGGGGCTCCTTCAACAGCCCTTTTGCTACGTGCGCCCCAGGCCACGCGAACGACGCATCGAAAACCATGTTGGACGACGACACCGGCTTTCGGTGCGCTGCAGACATCGCTACCGCCTAG
- a CDS encoding aminotransferase class IV → MSRRDGKKVAHIYTLDGARVEAIPPGFALYPYGAFTSFVAADGAVLGWQQHLERLAAGARELWGHELDPQRLRDAVRSHFAIQGGSPASVRITIFPDTFSLAAPDEAEGCSFLVSSGPADLPFAPRESFAVQSVQHTRRLAHLKSTDLFTQIGLRRAARIAGYDDALLLNGDSVLEGATWSILVWKDGRVVTPESNVLASVTVAQLEQVATALHWNFEFGSLTRSDLRGADLVLGVNVNNPARAVSQIDGVGLAVDGSLLGSIAATFNDLRPETV, encoded by the coding sequence ATGTCTAGAAGGGACGGTAAGAAGGTGGCGCACATCTACACGCTCGACGGGGCTCGCGTTGAGGCCATACCGCCAGGCTTCGCGCTGTATCCGTACGGAGCATTCACCTCCTTCGTTGCGGCAGACGGTGCAGTTCTCGGTTGGCAGCAGCACCTCGAACGGCTCGCAGCCGGGGCTAGGGAGCTTTGGGGTCACGAGCTCGACCCCCAACGACTCCGCGATGCGGTTCGAAGCCACTTCGCCATCCAGGGGGGATCTCCGGCGTCGGTCCGCATCACCATCTTCCCCGACACGTTTAGCCTAGCTGCGCCTGACGAGGCCGAGGGGTGCAGCTTCCTGGTCTCATCGGGGCCAGCAGACCTTCCGTTCGCCCCGCGTGAGTCATTCGCTGTCCAATCGGTGCAGCACACCCGCCGGCTTGCCCACCTGAAATCAACAGACTTGTTCACACAGATTGGGCTTCGGCGTGCTGCGCGAATCGCAGGCTACGACGACGCTCTTCTGCTGAATGGCGACTCGGTCCTGGAAGGTGCGACCTGGAGCATCCTTGTTTGGAAGGACGGGCGGGTGGTGACCCCCGAGTCCAACGTGCTCGCCAGCGTCACAGTGGCACAGTTGGAGCAAGTCGCCACCGCCCTTCACTGGAATTTCGAATTCGGCTCATTGACGCGATCCGATCTCCGGGGAGCCGATTTGGTGTTGGGGGTGAACGTCAATAACCCTGCACGGGCGGTCAGCCAGATTGATGGCGTTGGCCTTGCTGTGGACGGTTCGCTTCTCGGCTCCATCGCTGCGACGTTCAACGACCTACGACCCGAGACCGTCTGA